From a region of the Candida albicans SC5314 chromosome 1, complete sequence genome:
- the RPL13 gene encoding 60S ribosomal protein eL13 (Putative ribosomal subunit; antigenic during murine infection; downregulated upon phagocytosis by murine macrophage; Spider biofilm repressed) codes for MAISKNLPLLNNHFRKHWQERVRVHFDQAGKKASRRQSRLRKAAKIAPRPIDALRPVVRAPTVKYNRKVRAGRGFTLAELKAVGIAPKYARTIGISVDHRRQNKSQETFDANVARLQEYKSKLVIFDKKTKASEVASFEQVDVSATFPVEQPAPESGLRAVEVPEQTAYRTLRLARNEKKYKGIREKRAKEKAEAEAEKAKK; via the coding sequence ATGGCTATTTCCAAGAACTTACCATTATTGAACAACCACTTCAGAAAGCACTGGCAAGAAAGAGTCAGAGTTCACTTTGACCAAGCTGGTAAAAAAGCTTCAAGAAGACAATCTAGATTGAGAAAAGCTGCCAAGATTGCCCCAAGACCAATCGATGCTTTAAGACCAGTCGTCAGAGCTCCAACTGTCAAATACAACAGAAAAGTCAGAGCCGGTAGAGGTTTCACTTTGGCCGAATTGAAAGCCGTTGGTATTGCTCCAAAATACGCCAGAACCATTGGTATCTCAGTTGACCACAGAAGACAAAACAAATCTCAAGAAACTTTTGATGCTAACGTCGCCAGATTACAAGAATACAAATCTAAATTAGTTATCTTTGACAAAAAGACCAAGGCTTCTGAAGTTGCTTCTTTCGAACAAGTTGATGTCTCTGCCACCTTCCCAGTTGAACAACCAGCTCCAGAATCTGGTTTGAGAGCTGTTGAAGTTCCAGAACAAACTGCTTACAGAACCTTGAGATTGGCTAGAAACGAAAAGAAATACAAGGGTATCAGAGAAAAGAGAGCTAAAGAAAAGGCTGAAGCCGAAGCTGAAAAAGCTAAAAAATAA
- the RPS16A gene encoding 40S ribosomal protein uS9 (Putative 40S ribosomal subunit; macrophage/pseudohyphal-induced after 16 h; Spider biofilm repressed), translating into MSTQSVQTFGKKKTATAVAHVKAGKGLIKINGSPITLVQPEILRFKVYEPLTLVGLDKFQGIDIRVKVTGGGHVSQVYAIRQAIAKGLVAYHQKYVDEASKNELKKIFASYDKTLLVADSRRMEPKKFGGRGARARFQKSYR; encoded by the exons ATGTCAACCCAATCTGTTCAA ACTTTTGGTAAAAAGAAGACTGCCACTGCCGTTGCTCATGTTAAAGCCGGTAAAGgtttaattaaaattaacGGTTCCCCAATCACCTTGGTCCAACCAGAAATCTTAAGATTCAAAGTTTACGAACCATTGACTTTGGTTGGTTTAGATAAATTCCAAGGTATCGACATCAGAGTTAAAGTCACTGGTGGTGGTCACGTTTCTCAAGTCTACGCCATCAGACAAGCTATTGCTAAAGGTTTGGTTGCTTACCACCAAAAATACGTTGACGAAGCTTCTAAGAACgaattaaagaaaattttcGCTTCTTACGATAAGACCTTGTTAGTTGCCGACTCAAGAAGAATGGAACCAAAGAAATTCGGTGGTCGTGGTGCCAGAGCAAGATTCCAAAAATCTTACCGTTAA
- a CDS encoding uncharacterized protein (Protein of unknown function; induced by nitric oxide; rat catheter and Spider biofilm induced; sequence variation between haplotype A and haplotype B alleles within strain SC5314) yields the protein MNQLVKLIHEQPNVENTIPHTLYQASSPKLNLAEEDKFIIYASGDKFSLSTNTDLSDLNPVSVSLFVLNTNFIVWFNRNNVGIEIAYPAIIFHGLNEDSIYLNIEDNQIIGTYITIRCNPESQNNQNPLFNIIDSKITNVYEAISYVSELHAVSSDDDYDEGEVTGIPALEISHTNSELESSVLNSLNNSGQADDLDDNMINDNDGIHNVAGMHVDVGFTSIAGVKTRRSEQEDYNGWTANLNSTNKRNKLH from the coding sequence ATGAACCAACTAGTGAAACTAATACACGAGCAACCAAATGTCGAAAATACAATACCTCATACCTTATATCAGGCATCATCGCCGAAATTGAATCTTGCTGAAGAGGACAAGTTTATAATATACGCCAGTGGGGACAAATTTTCCCTTTCGACAAATACTGATTTATCTGATCTAAATCCGGTGTCGGTATCTTTATTTGTACTTAACACAAACTTTATAGTTTGGTTCAACAGAAACAACGTGGGTATCGAGATAGCTTATCCTGCAATAATCTTCCATGGTTTGAATGAAGACTCtatatatttaaatatagAAGACAACCAGATAATAGGGACTTACATAACTATCAGATGCAATCCCGAGCTGcaaaacaaccaaaacCCATTGTTTAACATCATTGATTCCAAAATCACAAATGTATATGAAGCTATATCGTATGTTTCTGAATTACACGCAGTTTCCTCggatgatgattatgatgaagGTGAAGTTACTGGTATTCCGGCATTGGAAATATCACATACAAACTCGGAATTAGAAAGCAGTGTTTAAAACAGTCTTAACAATTCTGGACAGGCGGACGATTTGGATGACAACATGATTAATGACAATGATGGTATCCACAATGTTGCGGGAATGCATGTTGATGTTGGTTTTACTTCCATTGCTGGGGTAAAGACCAGGCGCAGTGAACAAGAAGATTACAATGGGTGGACAGCTAACTTGAATTCTACTAATAAAAGGAACAAATTGCACTAA
- a CDS encoding uncharacterized protein (Ortholog(s) have cytoplasm localization), with protein sequence MKTTEEKTNFRNQFLKLGQGHIISTDESNDVFWSSFWSMPTCANDVYELITVADIKKVRQQNLMNIIQLTRKLCHKVIFIAKESKKFGNNKKETIELLNCVRFLIKVLPFIFELAIYPTELEREIFWNNDFDPMQFLQRLEASRNEDEPEDNNNWERVLSPDQATNSIAVNLMSSLVDLLFIRNFTVASSVSKSSATGKDNKLLHVWEPGIGSTSKYQQPNVMIDSNRTEILKLLLTLCSNSLYQQVSSVTTQGSKFLTLLVTVTPKIELLTLVSSLLNIACRSSKLTGSENGLVFEKQEYSETRHLCVTYSIQLLTLMVVYPLPQKSELKFLSEGGLCSKPYNMARAFMGKIHKENELLFITSSLIDLLKVPLINAKDQETDTFSLLRPGSNYKRPSLWSLEAVMLIWELLQSNRKFAAIVGKKYISELMIILLYYVFAYHNQKTFKNLVFLCAYLLLYLSSVQQDRFLEPLFVPLNSATSLFEFYNCLPSNYKLSITPGNTRDFLVTHICTMLINNQVNVSSSNYLSNSSSLSDLLIKTLIEILYNLIPRVSIEETTGLKTDKSKKLNNPNPRGGLSYQSSSSITQLVGILSNKKFLLEKSFHPDLVALLIRAICAAVTKFPVPSRMLLFCILKNEKVYDELWNTIFSFSGVFFRGNSLTRIEDESDELQSENTEADASIAPYDSKKDEILESTVNPIPIPIPIPTPTNKYEDDGTIKSTSAETENIEASLRPSLPTGMSFKAREKLKKDSPLNKTWAGNDALAILLTIVIPHLKVVLNEVWSRVEGSSVDSYELVQRIEKAGFSKVFETNKSQLCYDLLPNTPLDQLKFNWSHLSLGWYISLLYGQIYNSGAQVQNYSGNSIRSYKIVKTFSSGMSKLTSNWTSFLKQDPQRESNSSEAVVPNIDENLVWVNNALCDVNTWSGSEIKLFNVETTEDGFFANLNSRIMSNYTKNENAAQTSAYGYAVPSTPGGLTDMSRRFSDFRINNGSNPSIRSIGNSPAPSALSTPVEEKELYFSKRSFRNSVTSLHSLNNLNRSRSNTPRNSISQ encoded by the coding sequence atgaagACAACCGAAGAAAAGACAAATTTTAGgaatcaattcttgaaattAGGCCAGGGGCATATAATATCAACAGATGAAAGTAATGATGTGTTTTGGAGTCTGTTTTGGCTGATGCCAACATGTGCAAATGATGTTTATGAATTAATCACGGTTGCGGATATCAAGAAAGTAAGACAGCAAAATCTAATGAATATTATCCAATTAACACGGAAATTGTGTCATAAAGTAATTTTTATTGCCAAAGAGTCTAAAAAATTTGGCAACAataagaaagaaacaatcGAATTATTAAACTGTGTTAGATTCTTGATCAAAGTATTGCCCTTTATTTTCGAATTGGCAATTTATCCTACTGAGTTGGAAAGAGAGATATTTTGGAATAACGATTTTGATCCAATGCAATTTCTACAAAGACTAGAGGCTTCAAGGAATGAAGACGAACCAGAggacaataataattgggAAAGAGTCTTAAGTCCAGATCAAGCAACGAACAGTATAGCTGTAAACTTGATGTCAAGTTTGGTGGACTTGCTATTCATTAGAAATTTCACCGTGGCATCGTCAGTATCGAAATCTTCTGCAACTGGTAAAGACAATAAACTATTACATGTTTGGGAACCTGGTATTGGAAGCACTTCGAAATATCAACAGCCAAACGTGATGATAGATAGTAATCGAACGGAAATATTGAAACTATTGCTAACACTTTGTTCCAATTCATTGTACCAACAAGTTTCTAGTGTGACCACTCAAggatcaaaatttttaaccCTTTTGGTTACTGTAACtccaaaaattgaattgttgaCTTTAGTTTCTTCCCTACTAAACATAGCATGCAGatcatcaaaattaacAGGTTCTGAAAACGGGTTagtatttgaaaaacaagaatataGTGAGACTCGTCATTTATGTGTAACTTACTCTATTCAGTTACTTACTTTAATGGTTGTCTATCCACTACCGCAAAAATCAGAACTAAAGTTTTTGAGTGAAGGAGGTTTATGTTCAAAACCATACAATATGGCGAGAGCCTTTATGGGCAAAATACATAAGGAGAACGAGCTATTGTTTATTACATCATCGCTAATTGATCTTCTAAAAGTACCGCTAATTAACGCAAAAGATCAAGAAACAGATACTTTTTCATTGCTAAGGCCCGGTAGTAATTATAAACGCCCGTCGCTTTGGAGCTTGGAAGCTGTTATGCTAATATGGGAGCTACTTCAATCTAACAGAAAATTTGCCGCGATTGTGGGTAAAAAGTATATCTCagaattgatgataattttgcTATACTATGTATTTGCTTATCACAATCAGAaaactttcaaaaatttagtTTTCCTTTGTGCATATTTACTTTTGTATTTGTCCTCAGTACAACAAGATCGATTTTTGGAACCGTTGTTTGTGCCATTGAACTCAGCTACATCGTTATTCGAATTCTACAATTGTTTGCCATCAAATTATAAGCTATCCATAACGCCAGGTAATACGAGAGATTTTTTGGTTACTCACATATGTACCATGCTTATTAACAATCAAGTAAACGTTTCGCTGTCTAACTACCTCCTGAACTCACTGTCTTTGTCAGATTTGCTTATAAAAACTTTGATAGAAATATTGTACAATTTGATTCCAAGAGTATCGATTGAAGAAACTACAGGGCTTAAAACTGACAAGCTGAAAAAACTTAATAACCCAAACCCAAGAGGAGGTCTTTCATACCAATCATCATCGCTGATTACTCAACTAGTTGGCATTTTGtctaataaaaaatttttgttggaaAAGTCATTTCATCCTGACCTTGTGGCCCTCTTAATACGAGCAATATGTGCTGCTGTGACAAAATTCCCAGTACCATCAAGgatgttattgttttgcatattaaagaatgaaaaagtGTATGACGAACTTTGGAATACAATTTTTAGCTTTAGTGGAGTGTTTTTCAGAGGCAATTCATTGACCAgaattgaagatgaatcTGACGAACTACAATCAGAGAATACAGAGGCAGATGCAAGCATAGCACCCTATGATAGCAAAAAGGACGAGATATTGGAGTCAACTGTCAACCCGATCCCtattccaattccaattcctACTCCTACTAACAAATATGAAGATGACGGAACAATTAAATCTACGAGTGCGGAAACGGAAAATATTGAAGCATCCTTGAGGCCAAGCTTGCCTACCGGTATGTCTTTCAAAGCTAgagagaaattgaaaaaagataGTCCTTTGAATAAAACGTGGGCAGGAAACGATGCCTTAGCTATATTATTGACTATAGTAATTCCTCACTTGAAAGTCGTCTTGAATGAAGTATGGTCTCGTGTTGAAGGCTCAAGTGTTGACAGCTATGAATTGGTCCAGCGCATAGAAAAGGCGGGGTTCAGTAAAGTTTTTGAAACTAACAAATCGCAACTTTGTTATGACCTTTTGCCAAATACGCCTTTGGATCAGTTGAAATTTAACTGGAGTCATTTGTCCTTAGGGTGGTacatttcattattatatgGGCAGATTTATAATTCTGGTGCTCAAGTGCAGAACTATTCCGGGAATAGCATTCGTAGCTATAAAATTGtcaaaactttttcaaGTGGAATGAGTAAATTAACCCTGAACTGGACTAGTTTTTTGAAACAAGATCCCCAAAGGGAGCTGAATTCTTCAGAAGCAGTAGTACCAAACATAGATGAGAATTTGGTGTGGGTGAATAATGCATTGTGTGATGTAAATACCTGGAGTGGGTCTGAAATCAAACTCTTTAATGTTGAAACTACAGAAGATGGGTTTTTTGccaatttgaattcaagAATCATGTCTAATTACACTAAAAATGAGAATGCTGCTCAAACTTCTGCGTACGGCTATGCGGTGCCATCCACTCCAGGTGGTTTAACAGACATGTCCAGAAGATTTAGTGATTTTAGAATCAATAATGGAAGCAACCCGAGTATTCGATCCATTGGTAACTCACCAGCCCCGTCAGCGTTATCTACTcctgttgaagaaaaagagttgtatttttcaaaaagaagTTTTAGGAACTCGGTTACAAGTTTGCACTctttaaacaatttgaatagAAGCAGGAGCAACACTCCTCGAAACTCGATTAGCCAATAG
- the TSR2 gene encoding Tsr2p (Protein with a predicted role in pre-rRNA processing; repressed by prostaglandins) has product MATTIDPTDYVEVENGTLAFSDPKQQAKFELGVCMAIYKWEELTTAVDNLWGGPKSAEKRDWISGIIIDLFAESKIVDIQLIEETLLYAMVDEFDTQIDNDSALEIGNLIVKLYRDAAQEKYGLIDEMYEKWQAKQNTKNFHKVHVEDDPNNPDVSSDEKEEEDDDGEEEEIQDDNMMEIDEPEQPRQQNAPIVDDDGFELVQSKGRRR; this is encoded by the coding sequence ATGGCAACTACTATAGATCCAACTGATTACgttgaagttgaaaatGGTACTTTAGCATTTTCCGACCCAAAACAACAAGCCAAGTTTGAACTCGGTGTGTGCATGGCGATATACAAATGGGAAGAATTGACAACAGCCGTGGATAATCTCTGGGGAGGTCCCAAATCGGCCGAGAAGAGAGATTGGATATCTGGTATAATCATTGACTTGTTTGCTGAATCTAAAATTGTGGATATACAACTCATTGAAGAAACATTGTTGTACGCTATggttgatgaatttgatacGCAAATTGACAACGATTCCGCATTGGAGATAGGAAACTTGATTGTAAAGCTATATAGAGATGCAGCACAAGAGAAATATGGTTTGATTGATGAGATGTACGAAAAATGGCaagcaaaacaaaacacTAAGAATTTCCACAAAGTACATGTTGAAGATGATCCTAATAATCCTGATGTAAGCAGTGacgaaaaagaagaagaagatgatgatggagAGGAGGAAGAAATACAAGATGACAACATGATGGAAATTGACGAACCAGAACAACCACGCCAACAGAATGCCCCAATTGTTGACGACGATGGGTTTGAGTTGGTTCAAAGCAAAGGAAGGAGAAGATAA
- the ORC1 gene encoding origin recognition complex subunit 1 (Putative origin recognition complex large subunit; essential for viability; similar to S. cerevisiae Orc1p origin recognition complex subunit): MNKLPKGWNFTIVDDNADSTNSENIQGKRPRRSRTSVQRSDGASPIIRDNIVLIRTDDNEEFKVGDTIEITQGKGPEDPTTEYGLITEIKFGNSEFIEVIVDWFIRSSEIVGMPNDFFADNELLLTPFRSEVKFIDFIRPINVLSESQFADVVIDESNSHSTFLVKRATDNEGNFSDIFDYKDFSGKVLENPKKCAIQVKELISTTVQKELLKEFSKEQRKKKANKVSTTGRVTRFNKRKESVSTKAIKPENKQVRIEIDNDVLSDQSEEKQEESDYNEAEDANSALESDEENISQESEDSEVEYSTKKKLKNKKLSRRSKAAATPSPKRKLQKKDIEDIYSVVTPTKRMKLGKDDRDSLPVFLSPTKSVPSEFTDPKSVAFKEVKQRLHTSQKLNALPGREDEFAMIYMNLESAVNEKTGCCVYVCGVPGMGKTATIKDVVEQMTYSSERGEMEQFSYLELNGLKLLSPTVAYEALWHHISGDKVSASNAALLLEEYFKREDHKRKPLVILMDEFDQIATKKQNVMYNFFNWPTYSTSKLIVIAVANTMDLPERMLTNKIASRLGLRRIQFRGYTFQQLGDIITHRLEMITKNNRRKVVITSDAIGFASRKVASVSGDARRALTICRRAVEIAEKEYLENKKGEDDSGPYQVLISHISTAINETVNSPLSKYIASLPFASKLVLASLLRRSRRTGLAENSLGDIIDEMRNSFAMATHSEEQGSDELNMQDVLYSDKTFTATNETAPILNLRIHFFKQIVTSLVEAGIIIQQNSPGERSRLVKLDVPEEEVVSVFKKDNAISQFL; the protein is encoded by the coding sequence ATGAATAAACTTCCCAAAGGATGGAATTTTACCATAGTGGACGACAATGCCGATCTGACCAACTCAGAAAACATACAAGGAAAAAGACCAAGAAGGTCAAGAACTAGTGTACAAAGGAGTGACGGGGCTTCTCCAATTATCCGAGACAATATAGTCTTAATAAGAACTGACGATAATGAGGAATTCAAAGTGGGCGATACTATAGAGATAACTCAAGGAAAAGGGCCGGAGGATCCAACCACTGAATACGGCCTTATAACAGAAATAAAGTTTGGAAATAGTGAGTTTATTGAAGTCATCGTTGATTGGTTTATACGGTCATCCGAAATAGTTGGTATGCccaatgatttttttgcagACAATGAATTGTTGTTAACTCCGTTTAGAAGTGAGgtgaaatttattgattttattagaCCCATCAATGTTCTATCTGAAAGCCAATTTGCGGATGTGGTAATAGACGAGTCTAATTCCCATTCCACGTTTTTAGTGAAACGTGCTACAGATAACGAAGGAAACTTTAGCGAcatttttgattataaGGATTTTAGTGGTAAAGTACTTGAGAACCCAAAGAAATGTGCGATACAGGTTAAAGAATTGATATCTACTACTGTGCAAAAAGAACTTTTAAAGGAATTTAGCAAGGAGCAacgtaaaaaaaaagcaaacaAGGTTTCGACAACGGGTCGCGTAACTAGATTCAATAAACGCAAGGAAAGTGTATCAACAAAAGCTATTAAACCGGAAAATAAGCAGGTTAGAATTGAGATTGATAACGACGTTTTATCTGACCAATCTGAAGAAAAACAGGAAGAGAGTGATTATAATGAGGCGGAAGATGCAAATTCTGCGTTGGAGTCTGACGAAGAAAACATTTCACAAGAACTGGAGGACCTGGAAGTGGaatattcaacaaaaaagaagttgaaaaataagAAGTTGCTGCGTAGATCGAAGGCAGCAGCCACCCCTTCACCCAAACGAAAGCTACAAAAAAAGGATATTGAAGACATTTACTCCGTTGTCACACCCACTaaaagaatgaaattgGGTAAAGATGACCGAGACTCGTTACCAGTATTTTTATCACCGACCAAAAGCGTTCCTAGTGAATTCACCGACCCCAAATCGGTTGCTTTCAAAGAAGTGAAACAAAGATTGCACACATCACAGAAGTTAAATGCTCTACCTGGTAGAGAAGATGAATTTGCCATGATATATATGAATCTAGAGTCAGCAGTAAACGAAAAAACAGGTTGTTGTGTGTATGTATGTGGAGTACCAGGTATGGGAAAGACGGCAACAATCAAGGACGTTGTTGAACAAATGACATATTCGAGTGAAAGAGGTGAAATGGAACAGTTTAGTTATTTAGAGTTGAATGGATTGAAGTTATTAAGCCCCACTGTTGCGTACGAAGCTCTTTGGCATCATATAAGCGGGGACAAAGTCAGTGCTTCAAATGCAGCATTATTGTTAGAGGAATATTTCAAACGAGAAGATCACAAGAGAAAACCTTTAGTGATACTTATGGATGAATTCGACCAGATTGCTACCAAAAAGCAAAATGTTATGTAtaacttcttcaattggCCGACATATTCAACATCCAAATTAATTGTCATAGCTGTTGCCAACACTATGGATTTACCAGAACGAATGttaacaaacaaaatagCATCAAGATTGGGATTAAgaagaattcaatttagaGGGTACACCTTTCAACAATTGGGAGATATCATAACACATAGATTAGAAATGATCACTAAGAATAACAGAAGAAAAGTTGTGATTACATCTGACGCAATTGGGTTTGCCTCTAGAAAAGTTGCTAGTGTGAGTGGTGATGCTCGTAGAGCATTGACAATATGTCGACGGGCAGTTGAGATAGCTGAGAAGGAATACTTGGAGAATAAAAAGGGTGAGGACGATAGTGGGCCTTACCAGGTATTGATTTCTCACATATCCACTGCGATAAATGAAACGGTGAACTCGCCATTAAGTAAATATATTGCATCACTTCCATTTGCATCCAAGTTGGTATTGGCATCACTATTAAGAAGATCGAGAAGAACTGGCCTTGCTGAAAACAGCCTAGGCgatataattgatgaaatgaGAAACTCATTTGCCATGGCCACACATTCAGAAGAACAAGGAAGTGACGAGTTGAATATGCAAGATGTCTTGTACAGTGATAAAACATTTACTGCCACTAATGAAACTGCACctattttgaatttgagaatccattttttcaaacaaataGTGACGTCTTTGGTAGAAGCAGGAATTATAATACAGCAGAATTCACCAGGTGAAAGATCAAGACTTGTTAAACTTGACGTGCCTGAGGAAGAAGTCGTATCGGTCTTCAAGAAAGATAATGCTATATCACAGTTTTTATAG
- the TEM1 gene encoding Ras family GTPase (Putative GTPase involved in mitotic exit and cytokinesis; induced under Cdc5p depletion), whose product MEEDNQQDQNNQVALKIGLIGDSQIGKTSLMVKYVEGSFDEDYIQTLGVNFMDKKIQIRNTTITFSIWDLGGQKEFINMLPLVSNDAVAILFMFDLTRKSTLNSIKEWYRQVRGFNKTAIPFLVGTKYDQFIDLSFQDQIEITQQAKKFGSAMKAPVIFCSTSHSINVQKIFKIILSKAFDLKLNLDEIVNVGEPILIYK is encoded by the exons ATGGAAGAAGATAATCAACAGGATCAGAATAACCA AGTCGCCTTAAAAATTGGTTTAATTGGGGATTCCCAGATTGGCAAGACATCACTAATGGTGAAGTATGTGGAAGGTTCATTTGACGAAGACTATATTCAAACATTAGGGGTTAACTTTATGGATAAAAAGATACAAATTAGAAACACAACTATAACGTTCTCGATATGGGATTTAGGAGGACAAAAGGAGTTTATCAATATGCTACCATTGGTCTCAAATGATGCAGTGGCAATATTATTCATGTTTGATCTAACAAGAAAGTCTACgctaaattcaataaaggAATGGTACAGACAGGTGAGAGGATTCAATAAGACGGCAATTCCCTTTTTAGTGGGGACGAAGTATGATCagtttattgatttatcatttcAAGATCAAATAGAGATTACACAACAAGCAAAGAAATTCGGAAGTGCGATGAAAGCTCCAGTCATATTTTGTTCAACTAGCCATTCTATTAACGTGCAaaaaatcttcaaaattatattatCTAAAGCGTTTGACTTAAAGTTAAACcttgatgaaattgttaaCGTGGGGGAACCCATATTGATATATAAGTAG
- the RPS1 gene encoding 40S ribosomal protein eS1 (Putative ribosomal protein 10 of the 40S subunit; elicits host antibody response during infection; transcript induced during active growth; Spider biofilm repressed), with amino-acid sequence MAVGKNKRLSKGKKGLKKKVVDPFTRKDWFDIKAPTTFENRNVGKTLINRSTGLKNAADGLKGRVFEVCLADLQGSEDHSYRKIKLRVDEVQGKNLLTNFHGLDFTSDKLRSLVRKWQSLVEANVTVKTSDDYVLRVFAIAFTKRQPNQIKKTTYAQSSKLREVRKKMIEIMQREVSNCTLAQLTSKLIPEVIGREIEKSTQTIFPLQNVHIRKVKLLKQPKFDLGSLLALHGEGSTEEKGKKVSSGFKDVVLESV; translated from the coding sequence ATGGCTGTCGGTAAAAACAAGAGATTGTCCAAAGGAAAGAAAGGattaaaaaagaaggtCGTTGACCCATTCACCAGAAAAGATTGGTTTGACATCAAAGCTCCAACCACTTTTGAAAACAGAAATGTTGGTAAAACTTTGATCAACAGATCTACCGGTTTAAAGAATGCCGCTGATGGCTTGAAAGGTAGAGTTTTCGAAGTTTGTTTGGCCGACTTACAAGGTTCCGAAGACCACTCTTAcagaaaaatcaaattgagaGTTGATGAAGTTCAAGGTAAAAACTTGTTGACCAACTTCCATGGTTTGGATTTCACTTCTGACAAATTAAGATCATTGGTCAGAAAATGGCAATCATTAGTTGAAGCTAATGTCACTGTTAAAACTTCCGACGATTACGTTTTGAGAGTTTTTGCCATTGCTTTCACCAAAAGACaaccaaaccaaatcaaGAAAACTACTTACGCTCAATCCTCTAAATTGAGAGAAGTCAGAAAGAAGATGATTGAAATTATGCAAAGAGAAGTTTCCAACTGTACTTTAGCTCAATTAACTTCCAAATTGATTCCAGAAGTCATTGGCcgtgaaattgaaaaatccaCCCAAACCATTTTCCCATTACAAAATGTCCACATCAGAAAAgtcaaattgttgaaacaaCCAAAATTCGACTTGGGTTCATTATTGGCTTTGCACGGTGAAGGTTCAACCGAAGAAAAAGGTAAGAAAGTTTCTTCTGGTTTCAAAGATGTTGTTTTAGAATCTGTTTAA